The Vitis riparia cultivar Riparia Gloire de Montpellier isolate 1030 chromosome 3, EGFV_Vit.rip_1.0, whole genome shotgun sequence genome includes a region encoding these proteins:
- the LOC117911248 gene encoding zinc finger protein GIS2-like, producing MSSGSQSRSRSPQDRKIRTDRLSYRNAPYRRDSRRGFSQGNLCKNCKRPGHYARECPNVAVCHNCSLPGHIASECTTRSLCWNCQEPGHTASNCPNEGICHTCGKTGHLARDCSAPPVPPGDLRLCNNCYKQGHIAADCTNDKACNNCRKTGHLARDCRNDPVCNLCNVSGHVARQCPKANVLGDRGGGPRSSGFRDIVCRNCQQLGHMSRDCAAPLMICRNCGGRGHMAFECPSGRFMDRFPRRY from the exons ATGAGCTCAGGAAGCCAGAGCAGGAGTAGGAGCCCGCAGGATCGCAAGATCCGCACTGATCGCTTGTCCTATCGTAATGCACCTTATAGGAGAGATTCCCGTCGGGGCTTCAG CCAAGGCAATCTGTGCAAGAACTGCAAGCGACCAGGTCATTATGCTAGAGAATGCCCTAATGTGGCAGTTTGTCATAATTGTAGCCTTCCAGG GCACATTGCATCAGAATGCACCACGAGATCACTATGTTGGAACTGTCAAGAACCAGGCCATACAGCTAGCAATTGTCCAAACGAGGGCATCTGCCACACCTGTGGTAAGACTGGACACCTCGCTAGAGACTGCTCAGCTCCCCCAGTTCCCCCCGGGGACCTGAGGCTGTGCAATAACTGCTACAAGCAAGGCCATATTGCTGCTGACTGCACAAATGACAAGGCTTGCAACAACTGTAGGAAAACAGGTCACCTGGCACGCGATTGTCGCAATGATCCTGTATGCAACCTCTGCAATGTTTCTGGGCATGTGGCTAGACAGTGTCCCAAGGCTAACGTTCTGGGAGACAGGGGTGGTGGGCCTCGCAGCAGTGGGTTCCGAGACATCGTATGTAGGAACTGCCAGCAGCTGGGTCATATGAGCAGGGATTGCGCGGCCCCCTTGATGATCTGTCGCAACTGTGGAGGTCGAGGTCACATGGCATTTGAGTGTCCTTCTGGGAGGTTTATGGACCGCTTTCCCAGGAGGTACTGA
- the LOC117911246 gene encoding endoglucanase 24-like → MPIPRTIFLISLLLLILRLPRFESANHDYSDALSKCILFFEGQRSGFLPNGQRISWRANSGLSDGWQRSVDLTGGYYDAGDNIKFGFPMAFTTTMLAWSVIEFGDSMPAGELRNTMVAIRWATDYLLKTVSQPGRIFVQVGDPIIDHNCWERPEDMDTARTVYAVEAPNPASDVAGETAAAFAASSMAFRSSDPGYSETLLRNAVSVFQYADNYRGAYSDNADIRDGVCPFYCDFDGYQDELLWGAAWLRRASQDDSYLSYIENNGKTLGAEDNINEFGWDNKHAGLNVLVSKEFLEGNMYSLQSYKASADSFMCTLIPESSSSHIEYTPGGLIYKPGGSNLQHATSIAFLLLSYANYLARSGQSVNCGNISIGPSSLRQQAKRQIDYILGDNPMGMSYMVGYSNYFPQRIHHRGSSLPSIKDHPEFIACKEGSAYFNSSNPNPNILVGAVVGGPGDDDSYEDDRDDFRKSEPTTYINAPLVGALAYFVANPNPS, encoded by the exons ATGCCGATTCCTCGAACCATATTTCTCATCTCCCTCCTCCTCCTTATTCTTCGATTGCCTCGATTTGAATCCGCAAACCACGATTATTCTGACGCATTATCGAAATGCATATTGTTTTTCGAAGGTCAGAGGTCTGGATTTTTACCTAATGGCCAGAGGATCTCTTGGCGCGCAAATTCGGGGCTCTCCGACGGCTGGCAACGGAGCGTTGACCTCACCGGCGGCTACTACGACGCCGGAGACAACATCAAGTTCGGGTTTCCGATGGCGTTCACGACCACAATGCTGGCGTGGAGTGTGATCGAGTTTGGGGATTCGATGCCCGCCGGGGAGCTGAGGAATACGATGGTGGCGATACGGTGGGCGACGGATTATCTTCTGAAGACGGTGTCTCAGCCCGGCCGGATTTTTGTTCAG GTTGGGGACCCCATAATTGACCACAACTGTTGGGAAAGGCCAGAAGATATGGACACTGCCAGGACGGTCTACGCCGTTGAGGCCCCAAACCCGGCTTCCGACGTCGCCGGCGAGACCGCGGCTGCTTTCGCTGCTTCATCCATGGCGTTCCGGTCATCTGACCCGGGTTACTCCGAGACATTGTTGCGAAATGCCGTCAGTGTTTTCCAGTATGCTGATAATTATAGAGGAGCTTACAGCGATAATGCGGATATTAGAGATGGTGTATGCCCGTTTTATTGCGATTTCGATGGATATCAG GATGAGCTGCTGTGGGGAGCAGCATGGCTGAGGAGGGCCTCCCAGGATGATTCTTATCTGAGTTATATAGAAAACAATGGCAAAACGCTTGGAGCAGAGGACAATATCAACGAATTCGGTTGGGACAACAAGCATGCTGGCCTCAACGTTTTGGTCTCAAAG GAGTTCCTAGAAGGAAATATGTACTCGCTCCAATCATATAAGGCATCGGCAGATAGCTTCATGTGTACATTAATCCCAGAATCATCATCCTCCCACATTGAGTACACGCCAGGAGGGCTCATCTACAAGCCCGGAGGCAGCAACTTGCAGCATGCCACATCCATCGCATTCCTCCTCCTCAGCTACGCTAATTACCTAGCTCGATCGGGGCAGTCCGTCAATTGTGGGAACATTAGCATTGGCCCCTCCTCCCTCCGCCAACAAGCTAAGAGACAAATCGATTACATTTTAGGCGATAATCCAATGGGCATGTCCTATATGGTTGGTTATAGTAATTACTTTCCTCAAAGGATACATCACAGAGGCTCATCCTTGCCTTCAATCAAGGACCACCCTGAATTCATTGCTTGCAAGGAAGGGTCAGCCTATTTCAACTCATCAAATCCTAATCCTAACATTTTGGTGGGCGCTGTGGTGGGTGGCCCTGGCGATGATGATTCGTATGAGGATGATCGAGATGATTTTCGAAAATCAGAGCCAACAACATACATCAATGCACCATTGGTGGGTGCACTTGCGTACTTTGTGGCCAATCCTAACCCAAGTTAG